The proteins below come from a single Drosophila miranda strain MSH22 chromosome Y unlocalized genomic scaffold, D.miranda_PacBio2.1 Contig_Y1_pilon, whole genome shotgun sequence genomic window:
- the LOC117192113 gene encoding uncharacterized protein LOC117192113, whose protein sequence is MENTTFNNNNQKIRRLIFDAEQPVPEEQQISLPAERRLMAAISSLEKKVDASISSLEKKVDASISGLEKKVDVLSETLAEVVALLKLQIKKEPDVDNFVKFPIQSTMELEHLNSIITPELTDFYINKLRNLMGTSTSMACSLKNVLDAKLIFEYNIDGTSGKSSL, encoded by the exons ATGGAAAATACAAcattcaacaacaacaatcaaaaAATTCGCCGTTTAATCTTTGATGCAGAGC AACCTGTGCCAGAAGAACAGCAAATTTCGC TTCCGGCAGAGCGCCGACTAATGGCTGCGATTTCGAGTCTTGAAAAGAAAGTTGATGCTTCGATTTCTAGTCTTGAAAAGAAAGTTGATGCTTCGATTTCTGGTCTGGAGAAGAAAGTTGATGTTCTGTCTGAAACATTGGCGGAGGTGGTGGCTCTGCTCAAGCTTCAGATCAAAAAAGAGCCTGACGTAGACAATTTCGTAAAATTTCCGATACAGTCGACGATGGAGTTGGAGCATTTAAACTCTATTATAACTCCAGAGCTGACCGATTTTTAT aTCAACAAATTACGGAACTTAATGGGGACGAGCACATCGATGGCATGCAGCTTAAAAAATGTGCTGGACGCGAAGCTCATTTTCGAATACAACATAGACGGTACTTCGGGGAAGAGCTCGCTATAA